One genomic window of Anthonomus grandis grandis chromosome 3, icAntGran1.3, whole genome shotgun sequence includes the following:
- the LOC126733824 gene encoding GPI mannosyltransferase 3, with the protein MRAQTFKNLDVFLILVGVKLLSVVVVQTYFVPDEYYQSLEVAHKFAFGYGHLTWEWHQGIRSYAYPLIFSAFYKIMKVLRLDTPVAVIFVPRVAQALLSAYADLCFYKWSGTKKWAVFIISTSWFWFYTSSRTLINTFETCLTVIALSKFPWIGSKEEPSSSFIWLVSTLFFIRPTSAIMWFPLCLYHIAISEKSGVRLLISRYIPISLIVLVLSTLLDSLAHGSFIVTTFNFMKANIWQNVGTHYGTMPWHWYLSIGLPAVLGVLILPFLMAVLVILKQRSNHPNELAMLGTIVFSILILSFLAHKEFRFVLPLLPIIAFIASRFLSAWSRKASMWRIWMVSIIIFVSNAFPAYYMGVNHQRGTIDVMQGLREIAVKDPENVSFLFLMPCHSTPLYSHLHMNVSTRFLTCNPNLNKISNYKDEADHFYMNPNNWLRQHYPPNKPLPSHIICFDNLVPVIGNDILTRYERVKQYFHCDISVSPRIGNYVLIHERSDFDIEWTT; encoded by the exons ATGAGagcccaaacatttaaaaacCTGGATGTTTTCTTGATACTTGTAGGGGTGAAGCTTTTGTCTGTTGTTGTAGTGCAAACATACTTCGTGCCCGATGAGTATTATCAATCTTTGGAAGTGGCACACAAGTTTGCTTTCGGATATGGACATCTCACTTGGGAATGGCACCAAGGTATCCGAAGCTATGCCTACCCATTAATCTTTAGcgctttttataaaattatgaagGTTCTTCGATTGGATACACCAGTAGCAGTG atatttgtaCCGAGAGTAGCTCAAGCTTTACTAAGTGCTTACGCTGATCTATGCTTCTATAAATGGTCGGGAACTAAAAAGTGGGCTGTGTTCATAATATCTACGTCCTGGTTTTGGTTCTACACCAGCTCCAGGACCCTTATTAACACTTTCGAGACTTGCCTCACTGTTATAGCCCTTTCAAAATTTCCTTGGATTGGTTCAAAAGAAG AACCTTCCAGTAGTTTCATATGGCTAGTGTCAACATTGTTCTTTATAAGGCCTACTAGTGCAATAATGTGGTTCCCATTGTGTTTATATCATATTGCTATATCTGAAAAAAGTGGAGTGAGGCTACTGATCTCAAGATATATTCCTATTAG CCTAATTGTTCTGGTATTATCAACACTGCTGGACAGTCTTGCCCATGGTTCTTTTATAGTaacaacatttaattttatgaaggCAAATATATGGCAAAACGTAGGGACACACTATGGGACAATGCCGTGGCATTGGTACCTTTCAATAGGGCTCCCCGCAGTCCTAGGAGTATtaattttgccatttttaatGGCAGTTTTGGTAATTTTAAAGCAGAGAAGCAACCATCCTAATGAGCTAGCCATGCTTGGAACAATTGTGTTTTCCATTCTTATTCTTAG ttttttggcaCACAAAGAGTTCCGGTTCGTTTTACCACTGTTGCCGATCATCGCGTTTATTGCCTCCAGGTTTCTATCTGCTTGGAGTAGAAAGGCCAGCAT gTGGAGAATTTGGATGgtttcaattataatttttgttagcAATGCCTTCCCTGCTTACTATATGGGAGTTAACCATCAGAGGGGCACCATTGATGTCATGCAAGGACTTAGGGAAATAGCAGTGAAGGATCCTGAAAATGTTAGTTTTCTGTTTTTAATGCCTTGCCACTCTACGCCCCTTTACAG CCATCTCCACATGAACGTTTCCACCAGGTTTTTAACGTGCAATCCGAACTTAAATAAAATCTCAAACTACAAAGATGAAGCCGATCATTTTTATATGAATCCTAATAATTGGTTAAGGCAACATTATCCTCCTAATAAGCCGTTGCCTTCTCATATAATTTGCTTTGATAATTTGGTGCCAGTGATTGGGAATGATATATTAACCAG gtatgAAAGAGTAAAGCAGTACTTCCACTGTGACATATCTGTCAGTCCAAGGATCGGCAATTACGTTTTAATACACGAACGTAGCGATTTTGATATAGAGTGGACGacttaa
- the LOC126733879 gene encoding peroxiredoxin-4: MKLLIFVAVLSFHSCFCKQSEEESCVKYAGGTVYPHTDSIKESQHNLQFTKAVISKPAPFWESTAVLNGEFIPLKSTDFLGKYLVFFFYPLDFTFVCPTEILAFSDRLDEFKKINTEVVACSVDSHFTHLAWINTPRKEGGLGSIKIPLLSDLSHSISKDYGVYLEDAGHTLRGLFIIDLKGIVRQITMNDLPVGRSVDETLRLVQAFQYTDKHGEVCPAGWKPGQDTIIPDPVEKQKYFQKH, from the exons ATGAAGCTCCTTATTTTCGTAGCTGTGTTAAGCTTTCATTCATGTTTTTGTAAGCAATCGGAAGAAGAGTCTTGTGTAAAATATGCCGGCGGTACTGTTTATCCACACACTGACTCTATTAAGGAATCCCAGCATAATTTGCAATTCACTAAGGCCGTCA ttTCAAAACCAGCTCCATTCTGGGAAAGCACTGCAGTGCTAAATGGAGAATTCATCCCTTTGAAATCCACAGATTTTCTAGGAAAATATTTGGTATTCTTCTTTTATCCTTTAGACTT CACATTTGTATGCCCAACAGAAATCCTTGCATTCAGCGACAGATtggatgaatttaaaaaaattaatactgaaGTGGTTGCCTGTTCGGTTGACTCTCATTTCACTCATTTAGCCTGGATCAATACCCCCAGGAAAGAGGGTGGATTGGGTAGCATTAAGATTCCTCTTCTCTCCGATTTAAGCCACAGTATTTCTAAGGACTATGGAGTTTATTTAGAAGATGCTGGACACACCTTGAG ggGGCTTTTCATAATCGATCTTAAGGGTATTGTAAGGCAAATAACCATGAATGATCTCCCGGTTGGTAGAAGTGTTGATGAAACTTTAAGGTTAGTTCAAGCTTTCCAATATACTGACAAGCATGGAGAAGTTTGTCCAGCTGGCTGGAAGCCTGGACAAGATACT ATTATCCCTGATCCGGTTGAAAAGCAAAAGTATTTCCAGAAACACTAG
- the LOC126734067 gene encoding stomatin-like protein 2, mitochondrial: MLSRNLARTVFKSKQICNTWNQISIRQKSYTPLNTVVMFVPQQEAWVVERMGKFHRILEPGLNVLIPIADRVKYVQSLKEIAVDIPKQSAITADNVTLSIDGVLYLRIIDAYLASYGVEDPEFAITQLAQTTMRSELGKISLDKVFRERESLNVSIVESINKASEAWGMTCLRYEIRDIKLPQRVQEAMQMQVEAERKKRAAVLESEGIRAAEINVAEGKRQSRILASEAERQEQINKAIGEASAIKAVAEARAIGLRMVAEALQNDKGSNAAALTIAEQYVHAFDNLARTNNTLILPANAGDVSSIVTQAMSVYSAVTKQQSHQRKPAFKRIFPLKPQDNLQEYFSDEEDLNKHKEKLELEDKKLPPK, from the exons ATGTTATCTAGAAACTTGGCCAGGACAGtttttaag agCAAACAGATCTGCAATACATGGAACCAAATCTCTATAAGGCAGAAGTCCTATACACCCCTGAATACTGTTGTTATGTTTGTGCCTCAACAAgaa gcATGGGTTGTTGAACGAATGGGCAAATTTCACAGAATCCTAGAGCCAGGCCTAAATGTACTAATTCCTATTGCGGACAGAGTAAAATATGTGCAAAGTCTGAAAGAAATAGCAGTAGACATACCGAAACAAAGTGCCATTACTGCTGACAATGTTACATTAAGTATTGATGGAGTCTTGTATTTAAGAATAATTGACGCTTATTTAGCTAGTTATGGAGTGGAAGATCCTGAATTTGCTATTACACAGTTAGCACAA ACTACCATGAGGTCTGAACTAGGTAAAATCTCACTGGACAAAGTATTTAGGGAAAGAGAAAGTTTAAACGTATCAATTGTTGAATCAATAAATAAGGCCAGTGAGGCATGGGGCATGACTTGCCTTAGGTACGAAATTAGGGATATAAAGTTGCCTCAAAGAGTGCAAGAAGCCATGCAGATGCAG GTTGAAGCAGAAAGGAAGAAAAGAGCAGCAGTTTTAGAGTCTGAGGGTATAAGAGCAGCCGAAATCAATGTAGCAGAAGGTAAGAGACAGTCAAGGATTTTAGCATCAGAAGCTGAGAGACAAGAGCAAATTAATAAAGCTATCGGTGAGGCTTCAGCTATTAAAGCAGTTGCTGAAGCTAGAGCAATAGGTTTAAGG atggTAGCAGAGGCTCTTCAGAACGATAAAGGTTCTAATGCGGCTGCTTTGACAATAGCAGAACAGTATGTGCATGCATTTGATAATTTAGCTAGGACTAATAATACTTTGATATTGCCCGCTAATGCTGGAGATGTATCGAGTATAGTGACACAG gcaaTGTCGGTTTATTCGGCTGTAACGAAGCAGCAATCTCATCAAAGAAAACCCGCATTTAAGAGGATCTTTCCTTTAAAGCCACAGGATAATTTGCAAGAGTATTTTAGTGATGAGGAGGATTTAAATAAGCATAAAGAGAAACTAGAGTTGGAAGATAAAAAATTGCCtcctaaataa